The Nocardia sp. NBC_01503 sequence CGTCGAGTTCGCGCAGGCCCAACGCGAGCATCGGTGGACGCAGCATCAGACCGATACGTTGTCCGGGAAGCGGATTCTGATTGTCGGCGCGGGTGATCTGGCGCGGGAGCTGGAGCGCAAGCTGCTCGCATTCGATGCCGGCTGTGTCATGGTCGGCACGCAGGCGCGCGAGGGTATTCGCGGGGTGGACGAATTGCCCTCGCTACTGGGCGATTTCGATGCCGTGGTGATGATGGTGCCGGTGACCGCCGCGACCACCGGCATGGTCGATGCCGAATTCCTGTCCCGCATGGCCGATGGCGCGATCCTGGTGAATGCCGCGCGCGGCCCGGTGGTACGCACCGACGACCTGCTCGCCGAACTTCAGAAGGGCCGTCTGCGCGCGATTCTCGATGTCACCGATCCCGAACCGCTGCCCGCCGGGCATCCGCTCTGGGATGCGCCGGGCGTACTCATCACCCCGCATGTGGGTGGCAGCAGCCGGGGCAGTCAGCAGCGCGGCTGGGCCATTGCCACCGAACAGATCCGCCGCTATCTCTCGGGTGCGGCTCCCGAGAATCTGGTGCACGGCGAATACTGATCCACCACGGCGGATTCCACCGGGGCTACAGCGAGTCCTTGCCGATCGGCCGGTTCATCAGCCGCCATTCGCGCTCCAGCTTGGAGTTGCGCCGCGCCTCCAGCGCGGTCCCGGTGATCCACACCGATGCCGCTGCCGCACACCAGCTTTCGACCAGGACGGCCAGCCCGGTGCCGATACCCTCGGCCGCGGCCGCTCCCGGTCGCGCGGGTGCGATAGTCGGATTGCCGTCCCCGCCGATCCACAGCGGCACGGTCGCACCCGCCGCCTGCGGCCCCGGCACATCGATGGTCGCGGTCGCGGTGCGCCCGTCATGACTCCAGGTCGCGGGCGCCTGATACCGATCCTGATGCACCCCATACCGATCCGCCGCCGGTAGTCGCCGCGCATCCGCCGTCAGCGTGGCATCGACATGCTCCTTACCGGCATCCTGTGCGGTGATACGAGCCACCGCCCCCGTATAGCTCACGGTCCCGACCGCACCCGATACCGGCACGGCCACCGCCACCGCCACCACGGCAAGTGCCCGCACCACGATCTCGACCCGATCCGAAACACGCATGAGCGGACTGGGATTCCACGGCCGCACCCGCCACAGCCGCATTGACGCGGAAGCACCCTCCGACACCAGGACCACCTCCCGCACAGCGTCGCGACTACCCCTTACAACGGTAGCCATACCCACTCATCTACCCCTCGAAAAGTGGATTGTCCAGCGGAGATCTGTGAAATCTTCGCCGACCTCTCAGCGCCGTCACAGGCAGTGCTGCGTATCTTCACCGGCTATGGCCATCTCTTATCCGGAATCGATAGTCGTCGGCGCATTGCAGGGAGTCAGTGAGCTCTTCCCGGTCTCCAGCCTCGGCCACAGCATTCTGCTGCCCGCATGGGTCGGTGGGCAGTGGGCGCGGGATCTGGATATGGCCGCGCCGAATTCGCCGTATCTGGCACTGCTGGTGGCGATGCATGTGGCAACCGCGCTGGCGCTGGTGATCTTCTTCCGGCGGGATTGGATTCGCATTGCCGGTGGGCTCTGGGAGGCGGTGCGGATACGCGAAATCCGCACGGCCGAAGCCAGATTGGGTGTGCTGTTGATTGTCGCGACCGTTCCGGTCGGGTTGGCCGGGTTGCTGTTGGAGAAAGCGGTGCGCAACTATCTCGGCACCCCTGTCCCGACATCGATCTTCTTGACGCTCAACGGATTCGTGCTGCTCTCCGCCGAGTTGATGCGCAAGCGCGCTGTGCCCGCGCGGGTTGCCATGCCGACCGGGCATCACGCCGATCCGCGCTTCGACGACACCGTCGTACTGCCGGTGGTGAACCCCGAACTCCACTCCGATTTGCGCCTGTCCCAGCTCAGCGCCAAAGATGTGCTGCTGATCGGATCAGCCCAGATCGCAGCGCTTTTCCCCGGTATCAGCCGCTCCGGCAGCACCATCGTGGCCGGACTGTTCAAGGGCCTGCACCATGAGGACGCGGCCCGCTTCGCTTTCCTGCTGGCCACGCCGGTCATTCTCGCGGCGGGCGTGCTCAAGGTGCCGGAGCTGTTCAAGCCCGAGCATCACGACATCCTCGGCCCGGCGCTGGCGGGTTCGATCGTCGCGGGCGTGCTGTCCTATATCTCGATCAAATTCCTGGTCGCCTATTTCGAGACCAAGACGCTGACGCCCTTCGCCGTCTACTGCCTGGTGGCGGGCATCGGAAGCCTGACATTCTTCGGCCTGCGCGGCTGAGAATCCGAACTCCCTTCCCTCACTGGCACTTACCAGATGCCGCCTGATGCGCGCCAGCGATGACGGCCTGCCGCTGCTCATCGGTGAGTACCGCCCACTCCGTCGAGGAGGGGAATCCCTCGATCGCCTCATCGGCCGCCCGATCCACCGCCGCCTGCCCGGAGTCCGCGCGAATCTTGTCGAAGCGCGGACGAAGGTCCTCACAGGTCTTGCGCCGCACCTGATCCGGTGACGCCGCCGATGGCGCGGCAACCGTTTTCGAGCCCCCTGGCGGGAGGGTGACCTCGGTCGTGGTGGCGGCGCCGGGTGGACCGCTGGTGACCGACGCACTGGAGGTCCCTGGCACACCGCTCCCCGGAGTGGAATCGCAGGCGCCGAGTGTCAGCGCGAGCGTCACCGCGCACAGCGCGATCGAACCGGCCCCAGCCCTCATCCGCCAGCTCCTTCGAACGTATTCGCGGGCGATCCTGTCGTCTGGAGCGATGCCCGCGTCCCGGCCTGCCAAACCTCGACGCGGCCGGCGGGCGCGCGGACATGCGCGTTC is a genomic window containing:
- a CDS encoding 2-hydroxyacid dehydrogenase; translation: MTVTVLVPDDYGLAAVSRLEGVRGLRFRLGEALPAGAEEAQVLVPGFLVGPEAVHMTWELPKLRLVQLLTAGAEAWVGKVPEGVLLSIARGAHGASTAEWAVTGLLTVYREFVEFAQAQREHRWTQHQTDTLSGKRILIVGAGDLARELERKLLAFDAGCVMVGTQAREGIRGVDELPSLLGDFDAVVMMVPVTAATTGMVDAEFLSRMADGAILVNAARGPVVRTDDLLAELQKGRLRAILDVTDPEPLPAGHPLWDAPGVLITPHVGGSSRGSQQRGWAIATEQIRRYLSGAAPENLVHGEY
- a CDS encoding Rv1733c family protein, which encodes MSEGASASMRLWRVRPWNPSPLMRVSDRVEIVVRALAVVAVAVAVPVSGAVGTVSYTGAVARITAQDAGKEHVDATLTADARRLPAADRYGVHQDRYQAPATWSHDGRTATATIDVPGPQAAGATVPLWIGGDGNPTIAPARPGAAAAEGIGTGLAVLVESWCAAAASVWITGTALEARRNSKLEREWRLMNRPIGKDSL
- a CDS encoding undecaprenyl-diphosphate phosphatase; amino-acid sequence: MAISYPESIVVGALQGVSELFPVSSLGHSILLPAWVGGQWARDLDMAAPNSPYLALLVAMHVATALALVIFFRRDWIRIAGGLWEAVRIREIRTAEARLGVLLIVATVPVGLAGLLLEKAVRNYLGTPVPTSIFLTLNGFVLLSAELMRKRAVPARVAMPTGHHADPRFDDTVVLPVVNPELHSDLRLSQLSAKDVLLIGSAQIAALFPGISRSGSTIVAGLFKGLHHEDAARFAFLLATPVILAAGVLKVPELFKPEHHDILGPALAGSIVAGVLSYISIKFLVAYFETKTLTPFAVYCLVAGIGSLTFFGLRG